In Chryseobacterium sp. C-71, the genomic window TTGCAAGAGTTTATAAGAACAGAAATTCGAAAAGCGACATTTACAATCAGCTTTCAAAATCGATGCTTCATATTGCTGATTTGGAGGAAGCGTTTTATAAGAAATTGAGAAAAGCGATTTAAGATAAATATTCTAAAAATAGTTGGTATTTAAATTTAAGAAGATGACAACGGAACATTTTTATATTGCAATTGACAGAGATTATAAAGGCACTGAAGGTGGAGCAGGATATAATCGACTGTCATTGTGGAAAGTTCCCGAATATAATTTAGCTAAATTTTATATAGAAAAAACCTTAAAGTTTATTTTTGAAAACGAATATCCAACAATACGAGATTGGTATTCTGAAAATGAATGTCATATAGATTATCCTTTACTTATAACAAATGATAAAAAGCTATATCAAGTTTATAGAAATGTTTTAAGTCTTGAAGAATTTAAAATTTACTGCAATGGGGAAATAGAAAAAAGAGCTCTATTGGATATCCATAAAATACATCCTAAAATAAATATTTATAAAGGAATTATGTTTAAGTCATTCGTTTTAGATAATTATAATGGCAGTTCAGAAAAAATAATGAAAGTTGTTGAAGATTTAATCACTAATGAATTTGTTGGAGCAAAAAATTTCGCACCTAACTATACAGATTATGATAGCTCGAATGGTGAATCTTATGACACTTATAAACCTGATTTATTAGGAAAAATTGAATTTATAAATGATTCATACTTTATAAATAATTTAATAAATGACTTTAATAACGATAATAAATCACTGTAGATATTGCTATCGAAGAAATTAAAAACAATGTCAAATTTCATCATCGAAATAAAAAACCTCTATAAGAAATACAAAAATTCGGAAGACTTTTCGGTTAATGATATTTCTTTGAACATCGATAAAAACGAAATCTACGGAATTCTCGGCCCAAACGGAGCGGGAAAAACCACTTTGATTTCTATGCTTTCAGGTTTGATTAAACCAACCTCAGGAAGTTTTACCATCAACGGATTGTCGCCGAAAAAAGACAATTCGAAAATCAAACAAATCATCGGCGTTGTTCCTCAGGAATATGCGCTCTATCCTACTTTAACAGCGAAAGAAAATCTTTTGTTCTTTGGAAGTTTGTATGGTTTAAAACACGATTACCTTCACAAGGCCATCGATGAAGCTTTAGAATTGATGGGTTTAACGAAATTCGCCAACAAAAAAGTCGACCAGTTTTCAGGCGGAATGAAACGCCGTTGCAATCTTATTGCAGGAACGCTTCACAACCCGAAAGTTCTGTTTCTAGATGAGCCGACGGTTGGCGTAGATGTTCAATCAAAAAAAGCCATCATCGATTATCTTTTAGATTTAAATAAAAAAGGAACGTGCATTATTTACACTTCGCATCACCTTTCTGAGGCTGAGGAATTCTGTACAAAAATCGCCATCATCGACCACGGAAAAATCCACGCAACCGGAACACCTCAAGAATTGGTGGAAAGAGTTGCCAATGCGGAAAACCTGGAGGATGTTTTCATTTCATTAACCGGAAAAGAATTGAGAGATGTTGTATAAATTGTGGAGAAGTTTCATCAAGGAAATTCAGTTACTGAAAAGAGATTCGGGCGGAATTGTCATTATTTTTCTGATGCCGTTGCTGTTGATTATTACGATCACTTTAATTCAGGATTCGACATTCAAAAATCTGGAAGGTTCAAAAATCCCGATTATTTTTATTGACAATGATAAATCCGAAGTTTCCAAAGTCATCAAAAAAGAACTCGAAACCAGCAAAACATTTGAGC contains:
- a CDS encoding ABC transporter ATP-binding protein — protein: MSNFIIEIKNLYKKYKNSEDFSVNDISLNIDKNEIYGILGPNGAGKTTLISMLSGLIKPTSGSFTINGLSPKKDNSKIKQIIGVVPQEYALYPTLTAKENLLFFGSLYGLKHDYLHKAIDEALELMGLTKFANKKVDQFSGGMKRRCNLIAGTLHNPKVLFLDEPTVGVDVQSKKAIIDYLLDLNKKGTCIIYTSHHLSEAEEFCTKIAIIDHGKIHATGTPQELVERVANAENLEDVFISLTGKELRDVV